In the uncultured Methanobacterium sp. genome, one interval contains:
- a CDS encoding SDR family oxidoreductase translates to MENCFDLKGKVAVVTGASGGLGADAAMAYAQNGADVALLARRKDRLEALANKIKLTGRKALAVQCDVANEESVENAIEEVINYFGKIDILLNNAGVAIRGGVCDLCVEDWDKGMDVNVKGIYLVSKHVIPHMIENNYGKIVNTSSINSVAGDKNDVFIRHVYNASKAAVRGLTMGMACSYGKYGITINAVGPGLFESEMTADTLFKSDDFLEAYSRIVPLNRPAKKGELNGPILFLSSEASSYVTGQTIFVDGGFSVV, encoded by the coding sequence ATGGAAAATTGTTTTGATTTAAAGGGGAAAGTGGCAGTTGTGACCGGTGCTTCCGGAGGTCTTGGAGCAGATGCAGCAATGGCTTATGCACAAAATGGTGCGGATGTTGCTCTTCTAGCCCGAAGAAAAGACAGGTTAGAGGCATTGGCAAATAAAATTAAATTAACAGGACGAAAAGCCCTTGCAGTTCAGTGTGATGTAGCCAATGAGGAAAGCGTTGAAAATGCAATTGAAGAAGTCATCAACTATTTTGGAAAAATTGATATTCTCCTGAACAATGCGGGTGTGGCAATCCGTGGGGGTGTATGTGATTTATGCGTTGAAGATTGGGATAAGGGAATGGATGTAAATGTTAAAGGAATTTATCTGGTCTCAAAACACGTCATCCCACACATGATTGAAAATAACTATGGAAAAATCGTGAATACCAGTTCCATCAATTCTGTGGCTGGTGATAAGAATGATGTCTTCATACGTCACGTGTACAATGCATCAAAAGCAGCTGTTCGTGGTCTGACCATGGGTATGGCCTGTTCCTATGGTAAATATGGAATTACCATAAATGCGGTTGGTCCAGGTCTATTTGAATCTGAGATGACTGCTGATACCTTATTCAAATCTGATGATTTCCTGGAAGCCTACAGCAGGATTGTACCACTCAACCGTCCAGCTAAAAAAGGAGAATTAAATGGCCCAATCCTATTCCTCTCATCAGAAGCATCATCCTATGTAACCGGACAAACCATCTTTGTAGATGGTGGTTTCTCAGTGGTCTGA
- a CDS encoding ATP-binding protein: protein MNEIIGRCIGETSLVNVSFISKKMPRVGEYVSLKYDGKNVLGMIESLVRGSISINDQIYDPLTIEKIKAIEGDDHYVKGSVKILGDIDDDLRIPRTPAPPGTEIQVADSEVLKKIFKVEKYGLKLGKLISQEEVGVEVDINRMVSRHLAVLAMTGAGKSNTVSVIVDGLLNVNGSVLIFDMHSEYVNTDFGTDKVNVIRPQINPLYLSFGEIKKLSNIPPNAYVQERYFLKAYKSARKSLMQGSPTGKDFIGLIQSKLEGWLAESEDPDAKSTNSADKKSIADVLNKLEHMRDKYGNILNLEAKDIIDSLKVGKANILDLGPVDEFASDVVVSHILRNVLASRKEFLRTGDGLEFPIFLILEEAHILAPQNRKTESKMWISRIAREGRKFSVGLCLVSQSPKSLDSDALSQANNMIILRLVEPTDQNHVQRASESLSDDLIAQLPSLNIGEAIILGLMTRIPTLVKIDEFQGKITGGDLNIVEEWSKSHQNQEKLLEEQKREYDDLGGDY, encoded by the coding sequence AATCATTGGAAGATGCATAGGAGAAACATCCCTGGTTAATGTGAGTTTTATCTCCAAAAAAATGCCCAGGGTAGGGGAATACGTCTCCCTAAAATATGATGGAAAGAACGTCCTGGGGATGATCGAATCCCTGGTGAGAGGTAGTATTTCCATTAACGATCAAATATACGACCCTCTGACCATCGAAAAAATCAAAGCCATTGAAGGGGACGACCATTACGTTAAGGGTAGTGTTAAAATACTGGGAGATATTGATGATGACCTGCGCATTCCCCGAACACCGGCTCCCCCTGGAACCGAGATCCAGGTGGCAGATTCCGAGGTTTTAAAGAAAATATTCAAAGTGGAAAAATACGGTTTAAAACTGGGGAAGTTAATAAGCCAGGAAGAAGTAGGTGTAGAAGTTGACATCAACAGGATGGTATCCAGACACCTGGCAGTTCTGGCAATGACCGGCGCAGGAAAGTCAAATACTGTATCAGTCATTGTGGATGGTCTTTTAAATGTTAATGGTAGTGTTCTGATATTTGATATGCATTCTGAGTACGTGAACACTGATTTTGGTACTGATAAAGTCAATGTAATAAGACCCCAGATCAACCCCCTCTACCTGTCATTTGGTGAAATCAAAAAATTATCGAACATACCACCCAATGCCTACGTTCAGGAAAGATACTTCTTAAAAGCGTATAAATCCGCACGGAAAAGCCTCATGCAGGGCTCACCCACAGGAAAAGATTTCATTGGATTGATCCAGAGCAAACTGGAAGGTTGGTTAGCTGAATCCGAGGATCCAGATGCTAAATCCACCAATTCCGCAGATAAAAAATCAATAGCAGATGTTTTAAACAAACTGGAACACATGCGGGATAAGTACGGGAACATACTCAACCTGGAAGCAAAGGATATAATTGACAGTCTGAAAGTGGGAAAAGCCAATATATTGGACCTGGGACCGGTGGATGAATTTGCATCAGATGTGGTGGTTAGTCATATCCTCCGGAATGTCCTGGCCAGTCGTAAAGAGTTTTTAAGAACTGGAGATGGTCTGGAATTCCCAATATTTTTGATCCTGGAAGAAGCACATATTCTGGCCCCTCAAAATAGGAAAACAGAATCGAAAATGTGGATAAGCAGAATAGCCCGGGAAGGGCGTAAGTTTTCGGTGGGACTGTGCCTGGTGAGCCAGAGCCCCAAATCACTGGACTCTGATGCCCTGTCACAGGCCAACAACATGATAATATTACGCCTGGTAGAACCAACCGACCAGAATCATGTGCAGCGTGCCAGTGAAAGCTTGAGTGATGACTTAATAGCCCAGCTTCCATCTCTGAATATTGGGGAAGCCATAATACTGGGTTTAATGACTCGCATCCCCACCCTGGTTAAGATAGATGAATTCCAGGGGAAGATCACAGGAGGAGACCTTAACATTGTGGAAGAATGGTCAAAATCCCACCAAAACCAGGAAAAACTCCTTGAAGAACAGAAAAGAGAATATGATGATCTGGGAGGAGACTACTGA
- the npdG gene encoding NADPH-dependent F420 reductase produces MKIAIIGGTGGQGLGIAIRFVQAGEDVIIGSRTLEKAQAAVDKVNNLLSDVGNLKAAENASAAKEAELLVLTVPLAAQKSTLLSIKEGAQGKTLLDATGPLESAIGGSPINYLDLWDGAAAERSAKILKNTNVICAFNNISSAALMNFTEPIDCDCLISGDDVNSKVVATELIEKIPGVNVIDCGPLARAKIIEKITPLLIGLNIRNKTQFGGIRITGLDK; encoded by the coding sequence ATGAAGATAGCAATAATTGGTGGAACTGGTGGACAGGGCTTAGGGATTGCAATAAGATTTGTGCAAGCTGGAGAAGATGTTATAATCGGTTCAAGAACATTAGAAAAAGCTCAAGCAGCAGTTGACAAAGTTAATAATCTTTTGAGTGATGTGGGTAATCTTAAAGCCGCTGAAAACGCTTCTGCTGCAAAAGAAGCAGAATTATTAGTTTTGACTGTACCATTAGCAGCTCAAAAATCAACTTTACTATCAATCAAAGAAGGGGCGCAAGGTAAAACATTACTGGACGCAACTGGACCTTTAGAATCAGCCATAGGAGGTTCACCAATAAATTACCTTGATCTTTGGGATGGTGCTGCAGCAGAAAGATCAGCAAAAATCCTGAAAAACACCAATGTAATCTGTGCATTTAACAATATCAGCTCAGCAGCCCTGATGAACTTCACCGAACCAATAGACTGTGACTGCCTCATTTCAGGTGATGATGTGAACTCTAAAGTAGTGGCCACAGAATTAATTGAAAAAATCCCCGGTGTGAACGTTATCGACTGCGGACCGTTAGCACGGGCTAAAATCATTGAAAAAATCACACCACTCCTTATCGGATTGAATATACGAAATAAAACACAATTTGGAGGAATAAGAATCACAGGATTAGATAAATAA
- a CDS encoding putative quinol monooxygenase — protein sequence MIIVTATITAKPGKRDELISKSQDLIKSTRLEPGCISYNLYASTENEDALVMIEQWENKEVLDTHMQTDHFKGFGVAVSDILAEELGIDLYSAEKV from the coding sequence ATGATCATAGTAACCGCTACTATAACCGCTAAACCCGGTAAACGAGATGAACTTATTTCCAAATCCCAGGATCTGATTAAATCCACCCGTTTAGAACCGGGATGCATCAGCTACAATCTATATGCCAGCACTGAAAATGAGGATGCACTGGTAATGATTGAACAATGGGAAAACAAAGAAGTATTGGACACCCATATGCAAACTGACCATTTTAAAGGATTTGGTGTGGCTGTTAGTGATATTCTAGCTGAAGAATTAGGTATTGATCTATATTCTGCTGAAAAAGTATAG
- a CDS encoding NAD(P)-dependent alcohol dehydrogenase yields the protein MKGFAMLKIGEVGWIEKERPECGPRDAIVRPTALAPCTSDVHTVWEGAIGDRHNMILGHEAVGIVDEIGSEVQDFKPGDKVIVPAITPDWDSEACQRGFPSQTGGACGGWKYSNFKDGVFSEYFHVNLADNNLALQPEGMSDEAAVMIVDMLSTGFMGAENAAIELGATVAVLGIGAVGLSAIAGAKLKGAGRIFAVGTRPISVEVAKKYGATDIISYKDGDTADQILEATNGVGVDAVVVAGGGPTILLDAFKMAKAGSKIANINYFGKGQGEADTVPIPRVEWGFGMADKDLITGLCPGGRTRMERLADLVTYDRVDPTLMVTHTFKGFDYIGEALELMREKPRDLIKPVVLMK from the coding sequence ATGAAAGGATTTGCAATGCTAAAAATAGGAGAAGTAGGATGGATAGAAAAGGAAAGACCAGAATGTGGACCCCGAGATGCAATTGTTAGACCTACTGCATTAGCACCATGTACTTCTGATGTGCACACTGTTTGGGAAGGAGCAATAGGTGACAGACATAACATGATTCTAGGACACGAAGCAGTGGGTATAGTAGATGAAATAGGAAGCGAAGTACAAGACTTCAAACCTGGTGACAAAGTAATTGTACCTGCAATCACTCCAGATTGGGATTCAGAAGCATGCCAACGTGGTTTTCCATCACAAACCGGAGGTGCATGTGGTGGATGGAAATACTCAAACTTCAAAGACGGTGTGTTTTCAGAATATTTCCATGTCAACCTGGCAGATAACAACCTGGCTCTTCAACCAGAGGGAATGTCCGATGAAGCAGCGGTTATGATCGTGGACATGTTGAGTACTGGATTTATGGGTGCTGAAAACGCAGCAATAGAACTTGGTGCTACAGTAGCTGTCCTCGGTATCGGAGCAGTTGGACTCAGCGCTATAGCTGGTGCAAAACTAAAAGGTGCGGGGAGAATATTCGCTGTTGGAACCAGACCCATCTCAGTTGAAGTTGCTAAAAAATATGGTGCAACAGATATAATCAGTTACAAAGACGGAGACACTGCTGACCAAATTCTAGAAGCAACCAATGGAGTGGGTGTTGACGCTGTAGTAGTAGCTGGTGGTGGTCCTACAATTTTATTAGACGCATTTAAAATGGCAAAAGCAGGATCTAAAATCGCCAACATAAACTACTTTGGTAAAGGACAAGGTGAAGCTGACACCGTGCCAATACCTCGCGTAGAATGGGGATTCGGAATGGCTGACAAAGACCTGATCACTGGTCTATGCCCTGGTGGAAGAACCCGAATGGAAAGACTGGCCGATCTTGTGACCTACGACCGTGTAGACCCAACATTAATGGTCACCCACACATTCAAAGGATTCGATTATATTGGAGAGGCTCTTGAACTGATGAGAGAAAAACCACGCGACTTGATCAAACCCGTCGTCCTAATGAAATAA
- a CDS encoding aspartate dehydrogenase, whose translation MTVGIIGCGAIATIITDFVLEGKIGIDLKFFYDQDSERAGNLSSKVDGIAVTSVNDMLDQVDLVIEAASPRAVEKFIPSAIAHGKDVIIMSIGALIDRELKEELESRAMENKSRIYTPSGAIVGLDGIKAASMGKITGVNLVTRKPPKSLGMSVDKKTTVYEGKATAAVRKFPQNMNVAAALSIACDREVDVQIIADPTVKYNIHEIQVIGDFGEFKTTTQNRSCATNPKTSVLAAYSAIKLLKSLNENSRIGT comes from the coding sequence ATAACTGTAGGGATCATAGGCTGCGGTGCCATAGCAACTATAATCACTGATTTTGTTTTAGAAGGAAAAATAGGCATTGATCTGAAATTCTTTTATGACCAGGACTCTGAAAGGGCTGGGAACTTATCATCTAAGGTAGATGGAATAGCAGTTACTTCTGTTAATGATATGTTGGACCAGGTCGATCTGGTGATTGAAGCCGCATCACCTCGGGCAGTAGAAAAATTCATCCCATCTGCCATTGCCCATGGAAAAGACGTTATTATCATGAGCATAGGTGCTTTAATAGACAGAGAACTGAAAGAAGAGCTTGAAAGTAGGGCAATGGAAAATAAATCCCGAATATATACTCCATCCGGAGCTATTGTGGGTTTAGATGGCATCAAAGCAGCTTCAATGGGTAAAATCACAGGAGTGAACCTGGTAACCCGAAAACCACCAAAATCACTGGGAATGTCAGTAGACAAAAAAACCACAGTATATGAAGGTAAAGCCACTGCAGCAGTGCGTAAATTCCCTCAGAATATGAACGTGGCTGCAGCTTTAAGTATTGCCTGCGATAGAGAAGTGGATGTGCAGATCATAGCTGACCCCACAGTGAAGTATAATATCCATGAAATCCAGGTAATTGGTGACTTTGGTGAGTTTAAGACCACCACTCAAAATAGGAGCTGTGCCACCAATCCAAAAACAAGTGTTTTGGCCGCATATTCTGCTATTAAACTCCTTAAAAGTTTGAATGAAAATTCAAGGATCGGTACTTGA
- a CDS encoding DNA repair exonuclease, which translates to MQFAHLADTHMGYRQYGLTERETDFFDVFDQAIEEIVSERPDFAIHSGDLFEYSRPPTRALLTAQHGILKLKEAKIPIYAIAGNHDVVMRKNALPPQILYKDFGLKLISPNNPFYVTDDIFIGGSPYTSKYHSKALIERLERIEKSSQNYEKRILVLHQGIDRYIPYEYELKIGDVPQSFNYCAFGHIHERVVDDFGAGKLAYPGSTEIWRSNEVEGYKKNGKGFYLVDISGDIPEIENINLKLPREFMKETILASKLQEELSRINQYISSLQEKPILMLTVEGGNFNRSEVYETLNQTLSSSCLTVRPNYHPTTINNEPNPFENGKEALDIKKMIEHNLEDFNSEKVNQLATGLLKELSDGDFKTAQTIVQNFYEDLYDH; encoded by the coding sequence ATGCAATTTGCCCATTTAGCTGATACCCATATGGGTTACCGCCAGTACGGACTTACTGAGAGGGAAACTGACTTTTTTGATGTTTTCGACCAGGCTATTGAGGAGATAGTTAGTGAAAGGCCTGACTTTGCCATTCACTCTGGAGATCTGTTTGAATACTCAAGACCCCCAACCAGGGCATTACTCACTGCGCAACATGGTATTTTAAAGTTAAAAGAAGCAAAAATTCCAATTTATGCCATAGCTGGTAATCATGATGTTGTAATGCGTAAAAATGCACTACCCCCCCAAATTTTATACAAGGACTTTGGTCTGAAACTTATAAGCCCTAATAATCCATTTTATGTGACAGATGATATTTTTATAGGTGGATCACCCTACACATCGAAATATCACTCAAAAGCATTAATTGAACGACTGGAAAGAATTGAAAAATCATCCCAGAATTATGAAAAAAGAATTCTGGTCTTACATCAGGGAATCGACCGTTACATTCCCTATGAATATGAGCTTAAAATTGGTGATGTGCCCCAGAGTTTCAACTACTGTGCATTTGGACATATTCATGAAAGGGTGGTTGATGACTTTGGAGCGGGTAAGCTGGCTTATCCCGGTTCTACTGAGATATGGCGCTCCAACGAGGTTGAAGGTTATAAAAAGAATGGTAAAGGATTTTATTTGGTGGATATCAGTGGTGATATTCCTGAAATTGAAAATATCAACCTCAAACTCCCCCGGGAGTTTATGAAAGAAACCATTCTGGCCAGTAAACTTCAAGAAGAGTTATCCAGGATTAATCAGTATATCAGTAGTCTCCAGGAAAAACCCATACTCATGTTAACTGTGGAGGGAGGAAATTTCAACCGTTCCGAAGTGTATGAAACTTTAAACCAGACATTATCTAGCTCTTGTCTTACAGTACGGCCTAATTATCATCCAACAACTATTAACAATGAACCAAATCCTTTTGAAAATGGAAAAGAAGCTTTAGATATTAAAAAAATGATTGAACATAATCTTGAGGATTTTAACAGCGAAAAAGTTAACCAATTGGCAACCGGGCTCCTGAAAGAGCTTTCTGATGGAGATTTCAAGACTGCCCAAACCATAGTCCAGAATTTCTACGAGGATTTATATGATCATTGA
- a CDS encoding TetR/AcrR family transcriptional regulator: MDTKSRILETAFLLFLEKGFADVSLNEIIKKSDITTGGFYYHFDSKDTLLVEVIKKYIFNYFNSTIEQIRDFEGTHKEKLKTVILLIVGDDSTINTTTQLVESAEKIDYRTLHLLLFEGVQKYEIISKHYTEFYYNLLEFIKEVIDDGMVKGILRADIDSTKYSLLIQTAMVGTVLMWIGMPAMPLGERMQSNLDILWDTMKNED; the protein is encoded by the coding sequence ATGGATACAAAATCTAGGATTTTAGAAACAGCTTTTTTACTCTTCCTTGAAAAGGGATTTGCGGATGTTTCGTTGAATGAGATTATAAAAAAATCGGATATTACTACCGGGGGATTTTACTACCATTTTGATAGTAAAGACACATTACTGGTTGAAGTGATTAAAAAATACATATTCAACTATTTCAACTCCACCATAGAACAAATCAGAGATTTTGAGGGCACACACAAAGAAAAACTAAAAACTGTGATACTGCTAATTGTTGGAGATGATTCAACTATTAACACCACCACCCAACTGGTGGAAAGTGCTGAAAAAATAGATTACCGGACCCTGCACCTCCTACTGTTTGAGGGTGTTCAGAAGTATGAAATCATAAGCAAACATTATACTGAATTCTATTATAACCTGTTGGAATTCATTAAGGAAGTTATTGATGATGGTATGGTTAAAGGCATACTAAGAGCAGATATTGACTCTACTAAATATTCCTTACTTATCCAGACTGCCATGGTGGGGACAGTTCTAATGTGGATTGGAATGCCTGCCATGCCATTAGGGGAGCGGATGCAGTCTAATTTAGATATCTTATGGGACACCATGAAAAATGAAGATTGA
- a CDS encoding SDR family NAD(P)-dependent oxidoreductase, with protein MKLENKVVLVTGASSGIRNEIAKLIAKEGASVVVVAKRKENLENLVNQIEANGGKAIAVEGDINPDKTIPHAFNAAANNFGKLDIVINSAGIADIIAPVADMGEGIWEVDLKVDLTGAI; from the coding sequence ATGAAATTGGAAAACAAGGTTGTGCTGGTTACTGGTGCAAGTTCGGGTATAAGAAATGAAATTGCCAAACTCATTGCAAAAGAAGGTGCATCTGTTGTGGTGGTTGCCAAGAGGAAAGAAAACTTAGAAAATCTTGTCAATCAAATAGAAGCGAACGGTGGGAAAGCTATTGCTGTTGAAGGAGATATTAACCCCGATAAAACAATCCCCCATGCATTCAATGCCGCTGCAAATAATTTTGGGAAACTGGATATAGTCATTAACAGTGCAGGAATAGCTGATATAATCGCTCCTGTTGCAGACATGGGGGAAGGCATTTGGGAAGTTGATCTTAAAGTTGACTTGACCGGAGCTATTTAA
- a CDS encoding AAA family ATPase: MIIESLHISNFKSHRDTRIEFDTGISIIVGGNGAGKSSILEAVSFALFKQHTSKRIEQLITIGQKRMSVEIQFTANGRTYRVLRERTKTSSKAIMKIKEGGRFQSLVSGDKQVTLEVQNLLEMDGDLFLNAVYVRQGEIADLIDKTSSEKKQMIGRLLGIDSLEKAWKNLKVILDKYSERKIRLEGKIESFEDFETEFTAKKDKKRALALKIKDINLKREENIIESNLLQEKKEILDKRSMEFENTNTLLKSKKDFQDQLEKSLKDLEGQLNEISLKEEEITRIEPRLKKLNVLKSLAEKSKELKVLQKDKKGIINILNDIERFENVLNENEQFYNDYSDLDSEINNLQYAKDQFEGSRILIQQYTERKSKIEGKMKQSLKKIRDALEKSNQVLSTSFASVEEFENHLSTFKPQLEEQIREASDSIQDIKRERSNLQVKNENLEKPINELEQVKDQCPICKSDITPQKREELLADYQSEIEDNQEISGTLKVRLEELESKKRILDSQQSNIQSINLGILKEYLKSVNDHQQEIDNINSSLQELQKKIVILENIEKDIQQHKSQLAAIKGNYEKYLTARGSLESLGDYEEQMVRLDEMNALIRDLKKNISALMEIAGDSVENLPDEIAYLEQLSRKHQHLLGQVSQKESLVQRIDENQRQIQEINEELDQIQKVIDDLNYNEEAHERVKKEWKLKNEELMELSGQKQLLVGQLDQLSHSIQEIEQKLDSLKKYEKELKNLKDFLKLLNIIRDLYSKDGVQKDLRNISRPLIEEKTRELFERFNFEYSDVRLDEDYDVTIYGPSGESSLDMISGGEKIAVALALRLGITQVLSGGSLETIMLDEPTIHLDAYRRQELIDLLKKMSIIPQMIIVTHDVDLEDAADNIMKIEKEDGVSFLVES, encoded by the coding sequence ATGATCATTGAAAGTCTTCACATTAGTAACTTTAAATCTCACCGGGACACCCGTATCGAGTTTGATACAGGGATATCCATAATAGTAGGTGGGAATGGTGCTGGTAAATCCAGTATTCTTGAGGCAGTGAGTTTTGCACTGTTTAAACAGCACACCAGTAAGAGAATTGAACAGCTTATAACCATTGGCCAGAAAAGGATGTCAGTTGAGATCCAGTTTACTGCCAATGGCCGGACTTACCGGGTATTGAGGGAACGGACAAAAACATCTTCCAAAGCCATTATGAAGATTAAAGAGGGTGGAAGATTCCAATCATTGGTTTCAGGGGATAAACAGGTGACTCTGGAAGTTCAAAACCTTCTGGAGATGGACGGAGACCTGTTCCTCAATGCAGTCTACGTCAGACAGGGAGAAATAGCAGATCTCATTGATAAAACCTCTTCTGAAAAAAAACAGATGATTGGAAGACTTCTTGGTATTGATTCCCTTGAAAAGGCCTGGAAAAATTTAAAAGTCATCCTTGATAAGTACAGCGAACGAAAGATAAGGTTAGAAGGAAAGATCGAATCTTTTGAGGACTTTGAAACTGAATTTACTGCTAAAAAAGATAAAAAACGTGCACTGGCCTTGAAAATTAAGGATATCAACCTTAAAAGAGAGGAAAATATTATTGAATCTAATCTTCTCCAGGAGAAGAAGGAAATTCTGGATAAGAGGAGTATGGAATTTGAAAATACCAATACACTCCTTAAATCCAAAAAGGATTTCCAGGATCAGCTCGAAAAAAGCTTAAAAGATCTTGAAGGTCAGTTAAATGAAATTAGCCTTAAAGAAGAGGAAATTACCAGAATAGAACCTCGGTTAAAGAAACTAAACGTTTTAAAAAGTCTTGCCGAGAAAAGTAAAGAGTTAAAAGTTTTACAGAAAGATAAAAAAGGAATAATCAATATTTTAAACGATATTGAACGTTTTGAAAATGTTTTAAATGAAAATGAACAGTTTTACAATGATTATTCTGATTTAGACAGTGAAATTAACAATTTACAGTATGCTAAGGATCAGTTTGAGGGAAGCAGGATACTAATTCAACAGTACACCGAAAGAAAATCTAAAATTGAAGGAAAAATGAAGCAATCCCTCAAAAAAATACGGGATGCTCTTGAAAAATCCAATCAGGTTTTAAGTACTAGTTTTGCTTCGGTGGAAGAGTTTGAAAACCACTTATCAACGTTTAAACCACAGTTAGAAGAACAGATCAGGGAAGCTTCTGATTCTATTCAGGATATTAAAAGGGAGCGGTCCAACCTACAAGTCAAAAATGAGAATCTGGAAAAACCTATAAATGAATTGGAGCAGGTTAAAGACCAATGCCCTATCTGTAAATCAGATATAACTCCCCAGAAAAGGGAAGAGTTATTAGCAGATTATCAATCAGAAATAGAAGATAACCAGGAGATATCAGGGACTTTGAAGGTAAGATTAGAGGAACTTGAAAGCAAGAAGAGGATTTTAGATTCCCAACAATCCAACATTCAGAGTATAAATCTGGGAATCCTGAAGGAATACTTAAAATCAGTAAATGATCATCAACAGGAAATTGACAACATTAACTCTAGTCTTCAGGAACTTCAAAAGAAGATAGTTATCCTGGAGAATATTGAAAAGGATATTCAACAACATAAATCTCAACTGGCGGCCATTAAAGGAAATTATGAGAAATATCTCACTGCTCGTGGTTCTTTAGAGTCCCTGGGCGATTATGAAGAACAAATGGTAAGGTTAGATGAAATGAATGCACTGATAAGGGATTTGAAGAAAAATATCAGTGCTCTGATGGAAATTGCAGGAGACAGTGTGGAAAACCTCCCTGATGAAATAGCCTACCTTGAACAACTAAGCAGGAAACATCAGCACTTACTGGGGCAAGTCAGTCAGAAAGAGTCCCTAGTTCAGAGAATTGATGAAAATCAAAGGCAGATCCAGGAAATCAATGAAGAATTGGACCAAATCCAAAAAGTGATTGATGATTTAAATTACAATGAAGAAGCCCATGAAAGGGTTAAAAAGGAATGGAAATTGAAAAATGAAGAATTAATGGAGCTGAGTGGCCAGAAACAGTTGTTGGTCGGACAACTTGATCAACTATCACACTCCATCCAGGAGATAGAACAGAAACTGGATTCCCTTAAAAAATATGAAAAGGAATTGAAGAATTTAAAGGACTTTTTAAAGCTTTTAAACATCATAAGGGATCTTTACAGTAAAGACGGTGTTCAGAAGGATTTACGGAACATATCCAGGCCACTTATTGAGGAAAAAACAAGGGAGTTATTTGAAAGATTCAACTTTGAATACTCTGATGTGAGGTTGGATGAGGATTACGACGTAACAATTTATGGCCCCAGCGGTGAAAGCAGCTTGGACATGATCAGTGGCGGGGAAAAAATAGCAGTTGCCCTTGCCCTGAGATTAGGAATAACCCAGGTACTCTCAGGAGGCAGTTTAGAGACTATAATGCTGGATGAACCCACCATTCACCTTGATGCCTACAGAAGACAGGAACTAATTGATCTGCTCAAGAAGATGTCCATTATACCCCAGATGATCATCGTTACCCATGATGTTGACCTGGAGGATGCTGCAGATAACATTATGAAGATTGAAAAGGAGGATGGTGTTTCATTTCTGGTGGAATCTTAA